The segment ATTGTTTTGTCTTCATTAAAAACAAAACGTTTTTTATCGTTTGTTTCGACGATGGTATTGATCAGTTCAAGTGTTACATCTGCACCCGTTGCATTCATTTTATCGATCAGCTCCTGCACATCTGCCCATCCATTTTCGTTCAGTTGTAAGCCAATCGTCTCCGGTTTATGCCGAAGCACAAGGCTCACAAATTTGCTTATCTGTTTAAGATGTTTTTCCATTTCTACTTTTTTAAATTATCACGCACTTCCATTAATGCAAAGCCCAGCAGGTTCGTACCCTTCCATTGAAACGGATTGTTTGCTTCACTTGCATCTTGTGACAAACCAATACCCCAAATGGAATCTGTGGGACTTGCTTCTACAATTACTTTATCTCCTGTGTACAATAGAAATTATTTCAATTTTTCATCTTGCGAAAACTTATGTTGATTCCCTTCAACAACGAGAGCATAGGCGGAAGCATTCCAACTATCTGCATCAAAATTCTTTACTTCTCTGCCGAGAGCTTTAACAACAGCCGGCTTTTCTGTGGTAATAATCTTTTGAAAGATTTCTTCATCATTAAACAGTTTGGCTTTTTGTGCCATCATCCAATGTTCGGCAGTTGCATAGGTAATTCCATCAACAATAAATGCAGATGGGTACCATTGACTGAAACAGGATTTATCAACTACTCCTTTTCGTTTGGGAGTATGCCCCCAAAAGAACAAGTAATCAAAGTGTTTATCTTTTTCAATTTCAGATTGAAGCCAGTCTATAGAATACTTCATTGCTTTCTAAATTTTTCTCCATAAAAACTACTCACTACTCTTATCTCTCCAACAATATTATTATTGAATTCATCAAGTTGTTCTGCGGGCACCCACAGCTCGTTATGAATTTCACCTCCTACATTTTGTACGGGAAATTGTTGCAAATATTCTTCGGGCAAATCAAACGCTGTTACATAGCCAGCATAGCCTGAAAACTCATCGTTGGTGTTCCATTCCAATGCGATCTGTTCAGCATAGGCCTGGTTCATGACAGGATAAAAGATAGGCTGCCACTCCAAACGGGGTGGAAACCTTTTGTTACCCGAATCCTTAATGAGGTCAAGTTCCTTCTGTCCAACAGGACGATATAATGTAATTACGTTCATTTAAAATATGCTTTGTAGATCCTTTCATATTGATCAAACTCTTTTTGTCCGAATACAACCAGAAATACTTTTTCTATTGAATTGTTCATCTTTAAAAACTCATCAATTGTTGACAAAGCTATTACCGCTGCTTTATCAAAAGGAAATCGATAAGCTCCAGTACTAATGCAGGGAAAAGCAATTGTTCGGATATTATTTTCACTTGCTAACTGCAAACTATTTTCATAACACATACGCAAAAGCTCTTCTTCATTTTCTGTACCATTATTCCAAACAGGGCCTACTGTATGAATTATATACTTCGCTTTCAATTTAAAGCCCGGACTAATTTTAGCATGTCCGGTTTTACAACCCTTGAGTGTAATACAATATTCCCTCAGTTGCGGCCCAGCCGCTCTGTGAATAGCACCATCAACACCCCCGCCGCCAGTAAGTGAGCTATTAGCTGCATTTACAATTGCATCAACGGCAAGAATTGTAATATCTGTATTGATTAATTCGATTTTCATTTAGT is part of the Lacibacter sediminis genome and harbors:
- a CDS encoding ADP-ribosylation/crystallin J1; translated protein: MNVITLYRPVGQKELDLIKDSGNKRFPPRLEWQPIFYPVMNQAYAEQIALEWNTNDEFSGYAGYVTAFDLPEEYLQQFPVQNVGGEIHNELWVPAEQLDEFNNNIVGEIRVVSSFYGEKFRKQ
- a CDS encoding O-acetyl-ADP-ribose deacetylase codes for the protein MKIELINTDITILAVDAIVNAANSSLTGGGGVDGAIHRAAGPQLREYCITLKGCKTGHAKISPGFKLKAKYIIHTVGPVWNNGTENEEELLRMCYENSLQLASENNIRTIAFPCISTGAYRFPFDKAAVIALSTIDEFLKMNNSIEKVFLVVFGQKEFDQYERIYKAYFK